GATCCTGTTCCTGAGGCAAATACGGCAATTTTTTTCTTTTTCATACGGGAATATTATAGGTCGAAAATTAGGATTTTATTTGATCGTAAGATGAAGCATTTGAAGGGTCAATACTGGTCATAGCGTTATGTACCTCTTGTTTCTCAATACCTGTACCTTGTTTAAATATTTCAATAATTTCAGGTCGTTTGGCATTAATAAAGGATTGCATCAGAAATGTATTGGGATAAGTTTGATCTGTTTGAGCAATCGCTTTGAGCGCACTTACTAAGTCCCTTCTTACCAAGTTCATGTCTACGGATGACTGATCAAGCCCCAATCGGTGGTACTCATAAAATGCCCTTCTAAAGGGTTTCATTCTAGGATTATTAAGATTCTCAAATAAAAAAAATCTACTGTTTTTTTTACCAGTGTTTGAAGTCCAACTCGGATCGTAACTTTTGGCGTTGGATGGAAGATTGATTAGCATGTTCTGAAGGATGTTCAGATAGGGCTCGCCACCTTCTAAACTATAACTATCGTAATCCAATGCAAGTATCATGTAGGCATAGAATGTCATCACAGCGGACAAATTATCCGTAAACACTTCCCTATTGTTCTCCATAGGTCTAAATGGATCAAAAAGTATAGGGACATCCTTTTCGGTAAATTGGACCAACATTGTCTCATAGCTTGATTTAAAAACCGGTCTGAAAGATTGGATGGTCAAATCACAAACAAGTTCATTGTTTCCTTTGTCTTGTTTAATGGAAATTTGTAAATTGGCTCTTATTCGTTCGTGTGGCTCATATTTATCGTTGGTCCACCTTTGATCGTTTAAAAACTCTTTCACCATATTTTCTAATTGTTCAAAGGTCTTGCGATCTGTCAAATTTGCAGCGTTACCGATCACTTTTACTCCGATGTTGAGTTCCTGCGAAACCAGATCGTTTCTTTGAAAAACAAAAATGCAGAACAATAGAATAAAATAATTGCTTAGAGTCATAAGTCACAAAAGTAATAAAGCATTTACAATATCGGCTGCAACTTCTTTTTTCGATTTTTTATCAAAAATCACGTGGCCTCCCTTTTGATCCAAAATCTCAATTCTATTGGTATCATATCCAAAGCCAACACCTTGCTCGCCTGTCGAATTAAGAACGATCATGTCCATATTTTTCTTGTGTAATTTTGCCCTGGCATTGGCCAAAAAATCATTGGTCTCAAGGGCAAATCCCACCAATTTCTGGTTGGGACTTTTGTGCGCTCCCACAAACATTGCTATATCAGGTGTTTTTGTTAGGGTCAACTGAAGAAGTTCGTCTGTTTTCTTAATTTTTTGAGCAGAACTATCCAATGGTCTATAATCAGCTACTGCGGCTGCCAAAATAAAATCTGTCATATCCATGTACATTGACTTGACTGCATCGAACATTTCTTCAGCAGTTTTAACTCTCATCAAATTTAGATGCTTATGCACCGGAATGTTTTCATTGCTAGGACCAAGAATCAGATGCACTTCAGCCCCTCTCTCGAGACATATTTCCGCAATTCTGACTCCCATTTTTCCGGATGAATAGTTGCTAATAAATCTGACCGGATCGATAGGCTCCTGGGTGGGACCAGCAGTAATCAAAACCTTTCTTCCATTCATGGATTGCTGAACCTGGAAAAAAGAATGCACCAAATTTAAAATATTTTCAGGTTCTGCCAATCGCCCTGCCCCAGATAAACCACTGGCCAAAAGTCCTTCTTCGACAGGAATTATCCTGACTCCTATTGATTCCAGAAATTTTATATTTCTCTGTGTGGCAGCATGATACCACATGTCAACATCCATGGCAGGGGCTATCATGACAGGGCATCTGGCCGATAAAAAAACAGCAGTCAACAAATTGTCTACCATCCCATTTGCAAACTTTGCGATGGTTTGAGCAGTTGCAGGAGCAACAATTAGTAAATCAGCCCATAAACCCAGGTGGACGTGATTGTTCCAATCTGACTCAGAGTGTATATGTGTTAATACTGGTTTTCCAGACAAGGTTGAATAGCTCAATGGCCCTACGAAATCTGCAGCAGCTTCAGTCATTATTACTTCGACTTCAGCTCCAGATTTAACCAACTGTCTCAAAATTAAAAGGGACTTGTAGGCAGCAATGCTACCGCAAATCCCAAGGACAATTTTTTTTTGGGATAAAGCCGACATGGATCTATCTCATTTATCTCTGGAAATTATCAAGATTCTCCTTCCTGCCCATCCTGTTTTTTAAATTCGTAATGGATGTCTCCGGCAATATATTCTTCAATGGCGATCAAAACCGGATTGGGTAGCTTTTCATAAAATTTGGAAATTTCAATTTGTTCCTTGTTTTCATGGACTTCCTCAATGGTGTCCGAATGACTTGCAAAATCTTCCAGTTTTTCCAACAATTCAGATTTAATATCTGCTGCCAACTGATTCGCCCTTTGTGAAATCACATTGATTGTCTCATAAATATTTTGACTTTCTGTGACCAGGCCCTTAATATCCCTTGCCTGAACATTTGGACTGATTCCCTGAACTTTTGATTTAATATCCATCGTATAATTTATTTTTTGATTTTTTAATAACCATATTTCTTATTTCTTTGACTTCTGCCGCCATTTTACCTGAAGGAAACTTTTTTAAGAAAAGATTGCATTTGTCAATGGTTTGCAAATACCTTTCTTTTTGTTTTTCAAATATGCTATTGTCGGCCCAAACGGAAGAAGCCCTAATTGCAAGCCATCGCACTTCTCTTTCATTTTTCGTATCCGGAAAATCAATGAGCAAATTTTCCAAAGTTGTCAAGCAAGCCTGGTAAGATTTAAGATCGAAATAAAGTAAAGCCTGTTCAAAGGTTTTTTTCTCAAGCTTTGCCCTTAACTCATCAATGAGCTTATTGCATTCCTCGACCCTTGAAGATTCAGGATACTGATTAACAAAACTCTGAAATCCTTCAATGGCTTTCTCAGTAGGTGTCTGATCAAGTCGATAAACAGGGGATTGCTTGTACAAAGAATAAACAGACATAAACTCTGCTTCCTCTTTTAATGAACTTAAAACAAAAGTGCTTGCAAAATTTTTAAAATACAAACTGGCAGCCTCATAATCCGATAAATAAAATTGACATTGTGCATAGCGGTAAAAGATCTCCTCAGCCTCTTTCTGCCCCCTGTAATTTGAAATGATTGACTCATACAAAGGCAGGGCTTTTTGATAATCCTTTTTCTGAAATAAATTATTGGCTGTTTTATGGATCAATACCGGATCTCCACTTGTTCTAACCTTTTCATAGGCAGACTTACAAGAAACCAATTGAAATAAAACAAGGGCCAAAAGAAATATTCCTATTCTCATGCGGGCCGCAAATTTAATACTTCAAAACGAGAAAGTTGAGAACTTGTTGTTGAAATATTTGTAACACCCTTACTTTGGGCATTAAATTAGCCCAAACATTTACCTATTTAATTACATATCAACAAATTACGCATCCAATGGATTACTTTGGCTGATGCTATAAAATCCTTTAATGATTTGAGAAAACTCATGGGCATTCAGGCTTGCCCCACCCACCAAAGCACCATGAACGAATGGTATCATGGCTATTTCCTTGGCATTTATTGCTTTTACACTTCCTCCATACAAGATGTTTATCTGCTCAGCAATGTCTTTTCCAAAATTCATTTTCAACCAAGAATGGATAAAATGGTGCATTTCACTGATCTGTTGCGCTGAAGCAGTTATCCCGGTACCTATGGCCCAAATCGGCTCATAAGCAATGGTGAGATTTTGGGGCGAAAATTCTTTCAAATCTAATAAATCTTTATCCAGTTGGCTCTTGATAAAATCCAGGTGTTCGCCCGCTTCCCTCATTTTGAATGGCTCACCACAACAGTACACCGGGAATAAACCGTGGCTCAAAATTGTTTGAAGCTTTGTGTTTATTCGATTGTTTTCCAATGGATTAGAATTCCTTTTTTCACTGTGGCCTACAATAATAAATTTTACACCCAGGTCTGCCAACATGGGCACTGATATTTCTGAGGTAAAAGCTCCAAATAACTCCTCATGGCAATCCTGAGCTGCCAGGTATACCATTTGCTGATTCAAAGTGTCCAAAAAGGCCAAATGGGTGAAAGGTGGCGCTACGGCAAATTTGTACAAATTCAATGTACCGGACAAGATGTCGTCAACCAGCTGCTTTGCTTCTGACGGCAAAACGTTCATTTTCCAATTTGCAATAATCAAAGGACGATTGAAAGACATTGAAACGATGAAATTTGGTTCAAAAGTATAAGAATAATCCAAATTGTGATAAAGATCCGGGAAGAGGCTTGCCAGATTTAACCATTCAATAATCCCACAAAGTACATTCTGATCCATAAAGACTCCTATTTTTGTTTTATCAAGTGGCATGGGTTAAATCATTATGATAAAATATAAATTTTTGACCATCCAAAAAGTGGGTATTGCTGTTACTTTACGGAAAATCCTTGGCAATCAACTATGAGCTTAATTCAACCATTCGCGAATAATCATCTGATAGACAGGGACCTTAGTTGGTTGGACTTTAATTATCGCGTGTTACAGGAAGCCAAAGACCCAAGCGTTCCGCTCCTGGAACGATTGAGATTTTTGGCCATTTATTCTTCTAACCTGGGAGAATTTTTCCGGATCCGGGTTGCACATCACCGAAACATCATGAAACTGGGTAAGAAAACCAAAAGTGTTTTGGATTACAATCCAGCCCTGATGTTAAAGGAACTTTACAAGATTACCAATGAGCAATTGGATGAGTTTAATCAAATATTTTATGACCAAATTATACCGGGCCTGGCCAAAGAAAATATTTACCTTAGATCACACAGAGAATTAAATGATCAACAAGAACAATTTATAGAGAACTATTTTAACGAAAACCTTTTGCCATTTGTCCAACCCGTTTTACTCATAAAAAACAAGGTAAAACCATTCTTGAATAATTCTGAATTGTATCTGGCTGTCATCATGCGCAGTAAAGAAGATCCAAGTTTTGAACCTCAGTACGCTATTGTAAAAGTACCTTCAGATCATTTAAACAGATTCGTTGTATTGCCTTCACAAACCGGAGCACATGAAGTCACCTTATTGGATGAAGTGGTCAGATTCTCACTAAAATGGCTATTCCCGGGTTTTGACATTCAGCATTCCTATTCCATCAAACTTACCAGAGACGCCGAATTGTACATTGAAGATGAATATTCCGGTGATCTACTGGAAAAAATAAAGAAAGGATTAATTAAACGAAACATCGGGCCTGCAGCCAGATTGGTTTATGATGACGCAATGCCAAAAGAAATGTTACATTATTTCCTTGGTTTATTGGACATCAAGAAAACAGATTTGACCCCGGAAGGAAGATACCACAATAATTTTGATTTTTTCCATTTTCCAAATTTCAAAAAACTTCATTTACTCAATCCACCTATAAAACCACTTGGTTATCCTCCAATCGATCACGCATCTGATATCTTTAGTGCCATTTCAAAAAGAGATCACCTGTTATACTTCCCTTACCATGACTATGAACCGGTCATTCGATTTTTTGAAGAAGCTGCAAGAGATCCATTTATAACGCACATCAAAATCACTCAATACAGGGTGGACAAAAACAGCAGAATAATGGATGCATTGATGTATGCTGCTGAAAACGGCAAAAACGTATTTGTATTTATTGAGGTAAAAGCAAGATTTGATGAAGCAGCCAATCTGGTATGGGGTGAGAAAATGCAAAAAGCAGGCATCAAAGTACGGTATAGCTTTCCGGGTCTGAAAGTGCATTCTAAAACAGCTATCATTACACGAAAAAAAGACCAAGAAACACAACATTTCCTCTATCTTAGTACAGGAAACTTTCACGAAGGGACTGCAAGAATGTATTGCGATTATGGGTTTTTTACCACAGATAACCGTCTAACCAGTGAAGTAAATCGATTGTTCGGTTTCTTAGAAAATGTCAAGCTCCCAAGTACTTCCTTCAAACATCTTTTGGTTGGACAGTTTAACCTCAACGACGATATTAGATCACTTATATTGTTTGAAAAAAATGAAGCACTTGCAGGAAGAAAATCTGAGATTATTTTAAAAATGAACAATCTGCAAGACAGCGAAATTATTCAGCTCCTGTATGAAGCTTCTCAGGCTGGAACTAAAATAAAGTTGATCATTCGGAGTATTTGTTGTCTGATTCCTGGCAAACGGAATATAAGTGATAACATTCAAGGAATTAGTATTATTGACCGATTTCTTGAACATGCCAGGGTATATTATTTCCACCACGGAGGAGAAAGGAAAGTGTATTTATCATCCGCAGATTTTATGGTCAGAAATCTTCATTTTAGAATTGAAACTGCCTTCCCTATCTACGAAAATGAATTAAAAAATGAAATTTTAAAAGTTCTTTCCATTCAATTTAGTGACAACTCTAAGGCCAGAAGTTTAAATCATAGAAAAATCAATCAGTACATTCAGGACTCCAAAGGTCGAAAAGTGCGAAGTCAGCTGAATACTTATAAATTGTACAAGCAGTTGTTTCAATTGCAAAATAATCAGAATTATGAGGAGTAAGCAATCGTTTGAAATCTGGTATTTCCATGTGCCATGTGGGAATGCAATAAATGCCCAGCTAATTGGTGAGACTGCTGTAAACTCAGGGATTGCTGCATGTTGTAATATTTCTCCGATTCGGAGTATTTACCTCTGGCAGGAAAATTTGCATCAAGACGAAGAAATTTTATTAATACTTAAAACCCTCGCTTCTCAAAAGAAAAAACTAACTCATTTGATCTTAGAATTGCATGATTATAACACTCCGTGCATATTGAGCTTCAAAGCAAATGTAAATAAAGAATACTTCGACTGGATGAATTCAATGGTCAAAAAGAAAAGGACAGTCGATAATTAGATTCACGATAGACTTAAAGGGTGAATTTTAAGAAGGCAATTTAATCAAACATTGCTCTCATGTCCTGCTATGATGCCATCTTTCATTAGATAGGTAATTTCTGTTTTGTTGGCTATATTCGGATCGTGTGTAACCAGCAGAAGGGTCATACTCATTTCTTTCTTCAGTTGGAGAAGTAAGTGTAGAACATCCGTGGCATTTTGCTGATCAAGATTTCCTGTTGGTTCGTCGGCTAACAAAATTTTTGGATGGTTAATTAAAGCTCTGGCAAGGGCAACTCTTTGTTGTTCGCCACCAGACATTTGGCCCGGCTTATGAGACATTCGATCTTTCAAACCAAGGTAATCCAATAATTCTGAGGCTCTTTGATTGATCTTTGACACTTTACCACCCGCAATGTATGCCGGTAATGCTGCGTTTTCTAAAGCAGATAACTCCGGCAAGAGATGATGAAACTGAAATATAAATCCAATATTTTGGTTTCTGAAATGACTTAATCTTTTGCTGTCCAATTTGGTAACATCGGAATTATCTAGTAT
This window of the Saprospiraceae bacterium genome carries:
- a CDS encoding DUF4835 family protein, giving the protein MTLSNYFILLFCIFVFQRNDLVSQELNIGVKVIGNAANLTDRKTFEQLENMVKEFLNDQRWTNDKYEPHERIRANLQISIKQDKGNNELVCDLTIQSFRPVFKSSYETMLVQFTEKDVPILFDPFRPMENNREVFTDNLSAVMTFYAYMILALDYDSYSLEGGEPYLNILQNMLINLPSNAKSYDPSWTSNTGKKNSRFFLFENLNNPRMKPFRRAFYEYHRLGLDQSSVDMNLVRRDLVSALKAIAQTDQTYPNTFLMQSFINAKRPEIIEIFKQGTGIEKQEVHNAMTSIDPSNASSYDQIKS
- the coaBC gene encoding bifunctional phosphopantothenoylcysteine decarboxylase/phosphopantothenate--cysteine ligase CoaBC, whose protein sequence is MSALSQKKIVLGICGSIAAYKSLLILRQLVKSGAEVEVIMTEAAADFVGPLSYSTLSGKPVLTHIHSESDWNNHVHLGLWADLLIVAPATAQTIAKFANGMVDNLLTAVFLSARCPVMIAPAMDVDMWYHAATQRNIKFLESIGVRIIPVEEGLLASGLSGAGRLAEPENILNLVHSFFQVQQSMNGRKVLITAGPTQEPIDPVRFISNYSSGKMGVRIAEICLERGAEVHLILGPSNENIPVHKHLNLMRVKTAEEMFDAVKSMYMDMTDFILAAAVADYRPLDSSAQKIKKTDELLQLTLTKTPDIAMFVGAHKSPNQKLVGFALETNDFLANARAKLHKKNMDMIVLNSTGEQGVGFGYDTNRIEILDQKGGHVIFDKKSKKEVAADIVNALLLL
- a CDS encoding DNA-directed RNA polymerase subunit omega — encoded protein: MDIKSKVQGISPNVQARDIKGLVTESQNIYETINVISQRANQLAADIKSELLEKLEDFASHSDTIEEVHENKEQIEISKFYEKLPNPVLIAIEEYIAGDIHYEFKKQDGQEGES
- the bamD gene encoding outer membrane protein assembly factor BamD, with product MRIGIFLLALVLFQLVSCKSAYEKVRTSGDPVLIHKTANNLFQKKDYQKALPLYESIISNYRGQKEAEEIFYRYAQCQFYLSDYEAASLYFKNFASTFVLSSLKEEAEFMSVYSLYKQSPVYRLDQTPTEKAIEGFQSFVNQYPESSRVEECNKLIDELRAKLEKKTFEQALLYFDLKSYQACLTTLENLLIDFPDTKNEREVRWLAIRASSVWADNSIFEKQKERYLQTIDKCNLFLKKFPSGKMAAEVKEIRNMVIKKSKNKLYDGY
- a CDS encoding triose-phosphate isomerase, translated to MDQNVLCGIIEWLNLASLFPDLYHNLDYSYTFEPNFIVSMSFNRPLIIANWKMNVLPSEAKQLVDDILSGTLNLYKFAVAPPFTHLAFLDTLNQQMVYLAAQDCHEELFGAFTSEISVPMLADLGVKFIIVGHSEKRNSNPLENNRINTKLQTILSHGLFPVYCCGEPFKMREAGEHLDFIKSQLDKDLLDLKEFSPQNLTIAYEPIWAIGTGITASAQQISEMHHFIHSWLKMNFGKDIAEQINILYGGSVKAINAKEIAMIPFVHGALVGGASLNAHEFSQIIKGFYSISQSNPLDA
- the ppk1 gene encoding polyphosphate kinase 1, which codes for MSLIQPFANNHLIDRDLSWLDFNYRVLQEAKDPSVPLLERLRFLAIYSSNLGEFFRIRVAHHRNIMKLGKKTKSVLDYNPALMLKELYKITNEQLDEFNQIFYDQIIPGLAKENIYLRSHRELNDQQEQFIENYFNENLLPFVQPVLLIKNKVKPFLNNSELYLAVIMRSKEDPSFEPQYAIVKVPSDHLNRFVVLPSQTGAHEVTLLDEVVRFSLKWLFPGFDIQHSYSIKLTRDAELYIEDEYSGDLLEKIKKGLIKRNIGPAARLVYDDAMPKEMLHYFLGLLDIKKTDLTPEGRYHNNFDFFHFPNFKKLHLLNPPIKPLGYPPIDHASDIFSAISKRDHLLYFPYHDYEPVIRFFEEAARDPFITHIKITQYRVDKNSRIMDALMYAAENGKNVFVFIEVKARFDEAANLVWGEKMQKAGIKVRYSFPGLKVHSKTAIITRKKDQETQHFLYLSTGNFHEGTARMYCDYGFFTTDNRLTSEVNRLFGFLENVKLPSTSFKHLLVGQFNLNDDIRSLILFEKNEALAGRKSEIILKMNNLQDSEIIQLLYEASQAGTKIKLIIRSICCLIPGKRNISDNIQGISIIDRFLEHARVYYFHHGGERKVYLSSADFMVRNLHFRIETAFPIYENELKNEILKVLSIQFSDNSKARSLNHRKINQYIQDSKGRKVRSQLNTYKLYKQLFQLQNNQNYEE
- a CDS encoding divalent-cation tolerance protein CutA, with amino-acid sequence MRSKQSFEIWYFHVPCGNAINAQLIGETAVNSGIAACCNISPIRSIYLWQENLHQDEEILLILKTLASQKKKLTHLILELHDYNTPCILSFKANVNKEYFDWMNSMVKKKRTVDN
- a CDS encoding ABC transporter ATP-binding protein, producing MIYCKNLVKSYGTVKVLKGTCLEVPTGQMASIMGASGAGKSTLLHVIGTLDTPDSGQIILDNSDVTKLDSKRLSHFRNQNIGFIFQFHHLLPELSALENAALPAYIAGGKVSKINQRASELLDYLGLKDRMSHKPGQMSGGEQQRVALARALINHPKILLADEPTGNLDQQNATDVLHLLLQLKKEMSMTLLLVTHDPNIANKTEITYLMKDGIIAGHESNV